Proteins from a genomic interval of Calypte anna isolate BGI_N300 chromosome 19, bCalAnn1_v1.p, whole genome shotgun sequence:
- the STYXL1 gene encoding serine/threonine/tyrosine-interacting-like protein 1: MAGVVYCGPHCLYNILQQQRRVPRVAEPGYLCLLDARTRDEYDESHIVTARRIEQSPTGEYLVPDSEELGYVRYCVVYDCQTSSLDCCDCEEEENEKDAEEGIAVQHAQNLEQFTRHPVLVLSGGYSLFSAYYNFLRTQKILWMPQELDNFQLYPVEIIPLKLYMGNFKQACDQQIQKDLKIKAQVNISEQPTTLITEEGKYLHVPVPDSLETDLFSSFPTICHFIDTQLDDGVVLVFSSLGISRSSTVTMAYLMHSKQFSLKKAWNYVLKCKTNMRPHRGFVKQLSDWETKIHGTTITDISEPHY, encoded by the exons ATGGCGGGCGTGGTGTACTGCGGTCCTCATTGCCTCTACAacatcctccagcagcagcgGCGGGTCCCCCGGGTGGCAGAGCCCGGATACCTGTGCCTGCTGG atgcCCGTACTAGGGATGAATATGATGAGAGCCACATCGTTACAGCACGCAGGATTGAACAG AGTCCTACGGGGGAGTACCTGGTACCAGATTCTGAGGAGCTGGGCTATGTCAGGTACTGTGTGGTGTATGACTGCCAGACCAGCTCCTTGGATTGCTGTGactgtgaggaagaggagaatgagaaag ATGCTGAGGAAGGAATTGCTGTCCAACATGCCCAAAACTTGGAGCAGTTCACCCGTCATCCTGTGCTTGTCCTGAGTGGAGGATACAGCCTTTTTTCAGCCTATTATAATTTTCTGAGGACTCAGAAGATATTGTGGATGCCTCAG GAACTAGACAACTTCCAGCTATACCCTGTGGAAATAATACCTCTGAAGTTATATATGGGCAATTTCAAGCAGGCCTGTGACCAGCAAATCCAGAAAGATTTGAAGATCAAAGCACAAGTCAACATCTCAGAGCAGCCCACCACCCT GATTACAGAAGAAGGCAAATATCTCCATGTACCTGTCCCAGACTCACTGGAAActgatcttttttcttcctttcccaccATTTGTCATTTCATAG ACACTCAGCTGGATGATGGAGTGGTGCTGGTGTTCTCCAGCCTGGGGAtaagcaggagcagcactgtAACCATGGCCTATCTCATGCATTCCAAGCAGTTTTCCCTGAAG AAAGCTTGGAACTACGTTCTGAAGTGCAAAACGAACATGAGGCCACATCGGGGCTTTGTAAAACAGCTCTCAGACTGGGAGACCAAAATCCATGGCACCACCATCACAGACATCTCAGAACCACATTACTGA
- the TMEM120A gene encoding transmembrane protein 120A, whose protein sequence is MARGPSAAECLREWEELQDGYQRIQDNHKLYKQKLEELTKLQDSISSSISRQKKRLKELSLSLKKCKAHMSPEQEPSVQETQSLIKERQNVFFEMEAYLPKKNGLYLSLVLGNVNVTLLSKQAKFAYKDEYEKFKLYLTIILLIVSSTCRFLLNSRVTDAVFNFLLVWYYCTLTIRESILINNGSKIKGWWVFHHYVSTFLSGVMLTWPDGLMYQMFRNQFLSFSMYQSFVQFLQYYYQSGCLYRLRALGERHTMDLTVEGFQSWMWRGLTFLLPFLFFGQFWQLYNAITLFRMIQHPECKEWQVLMCGLPFSILFLGNFFTTLRVVHQKFQHKNQDTKQN, encoded by the exons ATGGCCCGGGGCCCCTCTGCCGCCGAGTGCCTGCGGGAatgggaggagctgcaggacgGATACCAGCGCATCCAG GATAACCACAAGCTGTACAAGCAGAAACTAGAGGAGCTGACCAAGCTCCAGGACAGCATCTCCAGCTCTATCTCACGgcagaagaagaggctgaaggagctttCCCTGTCCCTCAAAAA ATGCAAAGCCCACATGAGCCCCGAGCAGGAACCCTCCGTCCAAGAGACCCAGAGCTTAATAAAAGAGAGGCAGAACGTTTTCTTTGAGATGGAAGCCTATCTGCCAAAGAAGAATGG GTTGTACCTGAGTCTGGTGCTTGGGAATGTGAACGTCACACTGCTCAGCAAGCAGGCCAA GTTTGCATATAAAGATGAGTATGAGAAGTTCAAGCTCTACCTCACCATCATCTTACTCATTGTCTCCTCCACCTGTCGGTTCCTCCTCAACTCCAG GGTGACAGATGCTGTCTTTAACTTCCTCCTGGTGTGGTACTACTGCACCCTCACCATCCGGGAGAGCATCTTGATCAACAATGGATCCAA AATCAAAGGCTGGTGGGTTTTCCATCACTACGTCTCCACCTTCCTCTCAGGTGTCATGCTGACATG GCCAGATGGGCTCATGTACCAGATGTTCAGGAACcagttcctctccttctccatgTACCAGA GCTTCGTGCAGTTCCTGCAGTACTACTACCAGAGTGGGTGCCTGTACCGGCTGCGGGCGCTGGGCGAGAGGCACACCATGGACCTGACTGTGG AGGGTTTCCAGTCCTGGATGTGGAGAGGCCTcaccttcctgcttccctttctcttctttggGCAG TTCTGGCAGCTCTACAATGCCATCACCCTCTTCCGCATGATCCAGCACCCAGAATGCAAGGAGTGGCAG GTCCTCATGTGTGgcctccccttctccatcctcttccTGGGGAACTTCTTCACCACTCTCCGGGTCGTCCACCAGAAGTTTCAGCACAAGAACCAAGACACAAAGCAGAACTGA
- the LOC103529631 gene encoding NADPH--cytochrome P450 reductase isoform X1, with protein MGCVYSAPREEAAVARAAPVRDSSFIEKMKKTGRNIVVFYGSQTGTAEEFANRLSKDAHRYGLRGMAADPEEYDLSDLSRLSEIDKSLAVFCMATYGEGDPTDNAQDFYDWLQEADADLSGLRFAVFGLGNKTYEHFNAMGKYVDKRLEELGAQRIFELGLGDDDGNLEEDFITWREQFWPAVCEHFGVEATGEESSIRQYELVVHTDLNMNKVYTGEMGRLKSYENQKPPFDAKNPFLAKVTENRKLNEGGERHLMHLALDISNSKIRYESGDHVAVYPANDSSLVNQIGEILGTDLDTIMSLNNLDEESNKKHPFPCPTSYRTALTYYLDITNPPRTNVLYELAQYASDTGEQERLRRMASSAAEGKALYHSWVVEARRNILAILQDMPSLRPPIDHLCELLPRLQARYYSIASSSKVHPNAIHICAVTVEYETKTGRLNKGVATNWLKNKVPDENGRSSMVPMYVRKSQFRLPFKPSTPVIMIGPGTGIAPFIGFIQERAWLKQQGKEVGETVLYYGCRHQREDYLYREELAHFHQEGILTQLNVAFSRDQAEKVYVQHLLKKNKEHIWKLINEGNAHIYVCGDARNMARDVQNTFYEIVSEFGNMSQAQATDYVKKLMTKGRYSLDVWS; from the exons AGCAGCTCCAGTGAGGGACAGCAGCTTCAttgagaagatgaagaagacG ggaCGAAACATTGTGGTTTTCTATGGTTCCCAGACGGGCACAGCAGAGGAATTTGCCAACCGTCTCTCCAAAGACGCACATCGCTACGGGCTCCGGGGCATGGCAGCAGATCCAGAGGAGTATGACTTG tCTGACCTGAGTCGCCTCTCTGAGATTGACAAGTCCTTGGCTGTCTTCTGCATGGCCACTTATGGGGAGGGAGATCCCACAGACAATGCCCAGGACTTCTACGActggctgcaggaggctgaTGCTGATCTCTCAGGTCTCCGGTTTGCA GTTTTTGGGCTGGGAAACAAGACTTATGAACACTTCAATGCCATGGGAAAGTATGTGGACAAGAGACTGGAGGAGCTTGGAGCCCAACGCATCTTTGAACTTGGGCTGGGGGATGATGATGGCAA CCTGGAAGAAGACTTCATCACCTGGAGAGAACAGTTCTGGCCAGCAGTGTGTGAGCACTTTGGGGTGGAGGCCACAGGAGAAGAGTCCAG catCCGCCAGTATGAACTGGTGGTGCACACAGATCTGAACATGAACAAAGTCTACACTGGTGAGATGGGTCGCCTCAAGAGCTACGAGAACCAGAAGCC gcCATTTGATGCCAAGAACCCTTTCCTGGCCAAGGTTACAGAGAACCGTAAGCTGAATGAGGGTGGAGAGAGACACCTGATGCACCTGGCACTGGATATTTCCAATTCCAAAATCAG GTATGAGTCTGGGGACCATGTGGCAGTGTACCCAGCCAATGACTCCTCTCTGGTGAATCAGATTGGTGAGATCCTGGGCACGGATCTGGACACCATCATGTCCCTAAACAATTTGGACG AGGAATCCAATAAGAAACATCCCTTCCCCTGTCCCACATCCTACCGTACAGCCCTGACATACTACCTGGACATCACCAACCCACCCCGCACCAACGTCCTCTATGAGCTGGCCCAGTACGCCAGTGACACCGGGGAGCAGGAGCGCCTGCGCAGGATGGCAtcctctgctgcagagggaaag GCTCTGTACCACAGCTGGGTGGTGGAAGCCAGGAGGAACATCCTGGCCATCCTGCAGGATATGCCCTCCCTGCGTCCTCCCATCGACCACTTGTGTGAGCTCCTGCCCCGCCTGCAGGCTCGGTACTATTCCATCGCCTCCTCCTCCAAG GTTCACCCCAACGCCATCCACATCTGTGCTGTGACAGTGGAGTATGAGACCAAGACGGGACGGCTGAACAAAGGGGTGGCCACCAACTGGCTGAAGAACAAGGTTCCTGATGAGAATGGCAGGAGCTCCATGGTGCCCATGTACGTCAGGAAGTCCCAGTTCCGTCTGCCCTTCAAACCCAGCACTCCTGTCATCATGATTGGACCTGGCACTGGCATAGCCCCCTTCATCGGCTTCATCCAGGAGAGGGCCTGGCTGAAGCAGCAAG GCAAAGAGGTGGGTGAGACAGTGCTTTACTACGGCTGCCGCCACCAGCGTGAGGACTACCTGTACCGGGAGGAGCTGGCCCACTTCCACCAAGAGGGCATCCTCACCCAGCTCAATGTTGCCTTCTCCAGGGACCAGGCTGAGAAG GTTTATGTTCAGCACTTACTGAAGAAGAACAAGGAACACATCTGGAAGCTGATTAATGAAGGGAATGCTCATATCTACGTGTGTGG GGATGCCCGGAACATGGCTCGGGATGTGCAGAACACCTTCTATGAGATCGTGTCCGAGTTTGGGAACATGAGCCAGGCCCAGGCCACGGACTATGTAAAGAAACTGATGACAAAGGGCCGGTATTCTTTGGATGTCTGGAGCTAA
- the LOC103529631 gene encoding NADPH--cytochrome P450 reductase isoform X2 — MGDASMEPISSPQNTAHQDSLVSMTDVFLISLIIGLFTYWFFFRKKKEEIPDLPKMQSVAAPVRDSSFIEKMKKTGRNIVVFYGSQTGTAEEFANRLSKDAHRYGLRGMAADPEEYDLSDLSRLSEIDKSLAVFCMATYGEGDPTDNAQDFYDWLQEADADLSGLRFAVFGLGNKTYEHFNAMGKYVDKRLEELGAQRIFELGLGDDDGNLEEDFITWREQFWPAVCEHFGVEATGEESSIRQYELVVHTDLNMNKVYTGEMGRLKSYENQKPPFDAKNPFLAKVTENRKLNEGGERHLMHLALDISNSKIRYESGDHVAVYPANDSSLVNQIGEILGTDLDTIMSLNNLDEESNKKHPFPCPTSYRTALTYYLDITNPPRTNVLYELAQYASDTGEQERLRRMASSAAEGKALYHSWVVEARRNILAILQDMPSLRPPIDHLCELLPRLQARYYSIASSSKVHPNAIHICAVTVEYETKTGRLNKGVATNWLKNKVPDENGRSSMVPMYVRKSQFRLPFKPSTPVIMIGPGTGIAPFIGFIQERAWLKQQGKEVGETVLYYGCRHQREDYLYREELAHFHQEGILTQLNVAFSRDQAEKVYVQHLLKKNKEHIWKLINEGNAHIYVCGDARNMARDVQNTFYEIVSEFGNMSQAQATDYVKKLMTKGRYSLDVWS; from the exons AGCAGCTCCAGTGAGGGACAGCAGCTTCAttgagaagatgaagaagacG ggaCGAAACATTGTGGTTTTCTATGGTTCCCAGACGGGCACAGCAGAGGAATTTGCCAACCGTCTCTCCAAAGACGCACATCGCTACGGGCTCCGGGGCATGGCAGCAGATCCAGAGGAGTATGACTTG tCTGACCTGAGTCGCCTCTCTGAGATTGACAAGTCCTTGGCTGTCTTCTGCATGGCCACTTATGGGGAGGGAGATCCCACAGACAATGCCCAGGACTTCTACGActggctgcaggaggctgaTGCTGATCTCTCAGGTCTCCGGTTTGCA GTTTTTGGGCTGGGAAACAAGACTTATGAACACTTCAATGCCATGGGAAAGTATGTGGACAAGAGACTGGAGGAGCTTGGAGCCCAACGCATCTTTGAACTTGGGCTGGGGGATGATGATGGCAA CCTGGAAGAAGACTTCATCACCTGGAGAGAACAGTTCTGGCCAGCAGTGTGTGAGCACTTTGGGGTGGAGGCCACAGGAGAAGAGTCCAG catCCGCCAGTATGAACTGGTGGTGCACACAGATCTGAACATGAACAAAGTCTACACTGGTGAGATGGGTCGCCTCAAGAGCTACGAGAACCAGAAGCC gcCATTTGATGCCAAGAACCCTTTCCTGGCCAAGGTTACAGAGAACCGTAAGCTGAATGAGGGTGGAGAGAGACACCTGATGCACCTGGCACTGGATATTTCCAATTCCAAAATCAG GTATGAGTCTGGGGACCATGTGGCAGTGTACCCAGCCAATGACTCCTCTCTGGTGAATCAGATTGGTGAGATCCTGGGCACGGATCTGGACACCATCATGTCCCTAAACAATTTGGACG AGGAATCCAATAAGAAACATCCCTTCCCCTGTCCCACATCCTACCGTACAGCCCTGACATACTACCTGGACATCACCAACCCACCCCGCACCAACGTCCTCTATGAGCTGGCCCAGTACGCCAGTGACACCGGGGAGCAGGAGCGCCTGCGCAGGATGGCAtcctctgctgcagagggaaag GCTCTGTACCACAGCTGGGTGGTGGAAGCCAGGAGGAACATCCTGGCCATCCTGCAGGATATGCCCTCCCTGCGTCCTCCCATCGACCACTTGTGTGAGCTCCTGCCCCGCCTGCAGGCTCGGTACTATTCCATCGCCTCCTCCTCCAAG GTTCACCCCAACGCCATCCACATCTGTGCTGTGACAGTGGAGTATGAGACCAAGACGGGACGGCTGAACAAAGGGGTGGCCACCAACTGGCTGAAGAACAAGGTTCCTGATGAGAATGGCAGGAGCTCCATGGTGCCCATGTACGTCAGGAAGTCCCAGTTCCGTCTGCCCTTCAAACCCAGCACTCCTGTCATCATGATTGGACCTGGCACTGGCATAGCCCCCTTCATCGGCTTCATCCAGGAGAGGGCCTGGCTGAAGCAGCAAG GCAAAGAGGTGGGTGAGACAGTGCTTTACTACGGCTGCCGCCACCAGCGTGAGGACTACCTGTACCGGGAGGAGCTGGCCCACTTCCACCAAGAGGGCATCCTCACCCAGCTCAATGTTGCCTTCTCCAGGGACCAGGCTGAGAAG GTTTATGTTCAGCACTTACTGAAGAAGAACAAGGAACACATCTGGAAGCTGATTAATGAAGGGAATGCTCATATCTACGTGTGTGG GGATGCCCGGAACATGGCTCGGGATGTGCAGAACACCTTCTATGAGATCGTGTCCGAGTTTGGGAACATGAGCCAGGCCCAGGCCACGGACTATGTAAAGAAACTGATGACAAAGGGCCGGTATTCTTTGGATGTCTGGAGCTAA